Within the Streptomyces sp. YIM 121038 genome, the region CGTAGCGGAACCCCGCAAGGGGAGCGCAGACGCCCCCACGGGTGGGGATACTCACACCATGCTTGCCGAGTACGCGACCTTCGGCCTGGCACCGGCGATGCGCGCCGGTGGAGTTCTCGCGAGCGGTGCCTACCAAGTGCACCGCGACTTCGTCGACTTCGTGGTGAACGGCCGCCCGCTGCTGTTCCAGCTCGCCGACCTCGACGCCGTCTCCCCGCTCGCGTCCGACATCCCCCCGGCGATCTTCACCACGCATGTGCGCAGGCTCCTCCTGGAGGCGGACCCGCCGCTGCTCGACGGCCGGTACGTCATCTACGGCTGTCCCGAGTGCGAGGGCCTGGAGTGCGGCGCGGTCACGGCCGTCATCGAGCGCGCCGACGACGACTACGTGTGGCGGGACTTCGCCTGGCAGACCTCCGACCACGCCGACCTGGAGCTGAACGGCTACCGCGGCATAGGCCCGTTCCGCTTCCACGGCGGGGAGTACCGCGAGCAGCTCGGCCGCCTGCTCACCGGCGACGACCCGGGCGCCGTGCGGCGCCGCGTGCTCCTCGTCGGGGCGCGCGTCGCGCTGCTCGCGAAGCTCGCGGCGGCCCTGCGCACCATCGGCATCGGCGCGGAGATCACCGCGGACGCGGCGGGCGTACCGGCGGAGGAGCTGCGCACGTACGGGGCCGTGGCGTTCGGGCAGGCCGTGCCCGAGGGGGTGCGGGGCTCCGTGCGCGAGGCGTTCGAGCGCGCCGGGGTCGACGTCGCGTACGTCGACGGGCTCGCGCCGATCGTGCCGCTGCTCGTCGCGCAGATCGAGTACGCCCTGGACCCGGGCCCCGTGGCCCAGCGGCGCCTGGCGCGGCTCGCGGTCACGGACGGGGCGGTCGTCACGGAGGTCACGTCCCCGTGCCGGGTGCGCCTCACGGCCTACCGCCTCGGCCGCCTGCGCCGCCCGCGGGTGCACGAGGTGTTCGACGAGGTCCTGGAGCCCGGGGAGCACCGGGTGGCCTTGCCGGGCGGGGCGCCGTACGTGGTGGCGCGCAGCTCCGACGCGGTCCTGGTGGCGGCCGCCGCCACGGGCTGACCGCCCCCGTCGCAGTCCCCGCCGGGAGGCAGCGGGCCCGGCCAGGGGCGGAACGGGCGGGGGCTCGGCCCCACGACGGCGGGCACCTGGGGCACCCCGGGGCAGCGGTTAGGCTCGACCCCTGATGAATGGAACCCTCGTCGCCAAGCAACTCGCCGCCGGCCACGGCGACCGCTCCCTCTTCGAGGGACTCGACCTCGTCGTCGCCCCCGGCGACGTCATCGGCCTCGTCGGCGCGAACGGCGCCGGCAAGTCGACCCTGCTCCGCCTGCTCGCGGGCGTCGACGCCCCGGAGTCCGGCCGGATCAGCCTGTCGCCGCCCGCGGCGATCGTCGGCCACCTGCCGCAGGAGC harbors:
- a CDS encoding oxidoreductase, whose product is MLAEYATFGLAPAMRAGGVLASGAYQVHRDFVDFVVNGRPLLFQLADLDAVSPLASDIPPAIFTTHVRRLLLEADPPLLDGRYVIYGCPECEGLECGAVTAVIERADDDYVWRDFAWQTSDHADLELNGYRGIGPFRFHGGEYREQLGRLLTGDDPGAVRRRVLLVGARVALLAKLAAALRTIGIGAEITADAAGVPAEELRTYGAVAFGQAVPEGVRGSVREAFERAGVDVAYVDGLAPIVPLLVAQIEYALDPGPVAQRRLARLAVTDGAVVTEVTSPCRVRLTAYRLGRLRRPRVHEVFDEVLEPGEHRVALPGGAPYVVARSSDAVLVAAAATG